The Gemmatimonadaceae bacterium DNA segment TCGCGACCGTCATCGTGGTCGGAGCCTTTGGCTGGCTGATGCTCGGCAACATCGAGGGCGACGTCGTCTACTTCTACACGCCGCAGGAACTGCTGGCCAAGGGCGACGCGGCGTATGATCGCGCGGTGCGGCTGGGCGGCCAGGTTGCGCCGGGGTCGGTCAAGTGGGATGCCGACGCGCTCGATCTCCGGTTTCGCGTGCGTGAGGGGACGAGCGAAGTGCTGGTCCATTCCAAGGGTGCTCCGCCGCAGATGTTCCGCGACGGCATGGGCGTCGTCGTCGAGGGGCGCTTTCGCCGGGACGGCGTCTTCGAGTCGAAGAACCTGATGATCAAGCACTCGGAGGAGTACCGGGCGCCCAAACCGGGTGAGAAGCCGCAGGAGATGTACCGGTCGCTGATCAAGGGCGGGTCGACCTCGTGACGCGCGTCCTCGGGGCCAGCGCGCTGCTGGTGGCGTTAGGCGCGTCCGTGGCCGCGCTGGTGCTCACCATCCTCGGGGCCCGGCGCGAACGGCCCACGTGGCTCGCGGCCGGTTACACCGCGACGTTCATCCAGTTCGGCATGGTCACGGCGGCGACGTTCGCCATGATCTATGCGCTCGCGGCGCACGACTTCAGCGTCAGCTACGTCGCGCAGGTGGGGAGCCGGGCCACGCCGCTGTTCTATACGGTGATTTCACTCTGGGGAGCGCTCGAGGGCTCGATCCTGTTCTGGGCGTGGGTGCTCTCATTGCTCACGGCGCTCGTGGTGTTCTGGAACCGCGAGCGGCCCGGTGCCCTGATTCCGTACACCAGCGCGACGATGCTGGGCACCGGCATCTTCTTCCAGTTCCTCCTCGTTGGTCCGGCCAATCCCTTTGGGCTCGTCTCTCCGGTCCCGACCGACGGCCCTGGACCAAATCCCCTGCTGCAGAACCACATCCTGATGGGTGTGCACCCGCCGCTGCTCTACCTGGGCTACGTCGGGATGACCGTTCCGTTTGCGTTCGCCATCGGGGCGATGGCCTCGGGCGAGGTGAACGGGGACGCGTGGATCCGTCTTTCGCGCCGCTGGACGATGGGTGCGTGGGCGTTCCTCACCGCCGCGATCATCGCCGGCATGTGGTGGTCGTATGAGGTCCTGGGCTGGGGCGGGTACTGGGCGTGGGATCCGGTGGAGAATGCGTCGTTCATGCCGTGGCTCACGGCCACGGCCTTCCTGCATTCGGTGATGGTCCAGGAGCGGCGCGGGCTGCTGCGCTTGTGGAACCTCAACCTGATCGTCGCCACGTTTGCGCTCACGATCCTTGGTACGTTCCTCACGCGATCGGGGGTGCTGTCGTCGGTGCACGCCTTTGGCGAAGGACCGATCGGCTTCTACTTCCTCGCGGCGATCGCGATCGTGCTCCTGCTCAGCTTCGTCCTCGTGGCCGGAAATTCCGAGCGCCTCTCCGGCGACGGGCGATTGGAGGGGGTCGCCTCTCGCGGGACCGTGTTTCTGATGCAGAACCTGCTGTTCACGGCGTTTTGCTTCACGGTGCTCGTCGGCACGCTCTTCCCGATCGTGGCCGAGGCCGCGCGCGGAGTGAAGGTGAGCGTGGGCGAACCGTTCTACAATCGCATGACGCTCCCGATCTGCATGGCGCTCCTGTTCCTCATGGGAGTCGGTCCTGCGCTTCCGTGGAAAGCGGCGGACCGGGAGACACTGCGCGCAAAGATGTTGCCGCCGGTTGGGGGTGCGCTGGTCGCGGCCGTGCTCGGGCTCCTGGCCGGGGCCCGCAATCCGTACGCGGTGCTCGCGTTCGCCTTTTCGGGCTTCGCGGCGGTGGCGAACGTTGGCGAGTTCGTGGCGGGCGCCCGCGCGCGCATGCGTCAGCGTGGCGAGGCCGCGACCACGGCGCTTTCTCGCCTCGTCAACACCAATCGTCGACGCTACGGGGGCTATGTGGCGCACCTCGGCGTCGTGGCGGTCGCGGTCGCCATCACCGCGTCGGCAACCTTCAAGAGCGAACACGAGGCGACGCTCGCCAAGGGGCAGTCGATGCGCGTGCAGGGTCTCGACATCCGCCTCGAAGAAGTGTGGGGCCGCCAGGAGCCACAGCGCGCGGTGATCGGCGCGACGGTCGCCGTGCTCAAGGCGGGCCGCGAGGTCGGGCGGATGGATCCGCGGATGAACTTCTATCCCACCTCGCAGCAGCCGATTCCCACGCCGGCGGTGCGCAGCCGCGCCTGGGGAGACGTGTACGTGAACCTCATGTCGTTCAAGCAGGACGGCAGCAACGCCACGCTGCGCGTCATCGTGGAGCCGCTGGTCCCGTGGATCTGGGCGGGCGGGATGATCATCTGTCTCGGTGCGCTGATTGCCATGGTGCCCGCGCCGCGTCGGGCGCCCGTTGAGTCGACGGCGACGGAGCGAGCGGAGCGCGAGGCGAGCGGCACGCCGTCGGCCCCCGTGGCCGCCACCTGAGGATCGAGACA contains these protein-coding regions:
- a CDS encoding cytochrome c maturation protein CcmE; this translates as MSNATGRRTATLVIATVIVVGAFGWLMLGNIEGDVVYFYTPQELLAKGDAAYDRAVRLGGQVAPGSVKWDADALDLRFRVREGTSEVLVHSKGAPPQMFRDGMGVVVEGRFRRDGVFESKNLMIKHSEEYRAPKPGEKPQEMYRSLIKGGSTS
- a CDS encoding heme lyase CcmF/NrfE family subunit: MTRVLGASALLVALGASVAALVLTILGARRERPTWLAAGYTATFIQFGMVTAATFAMIYALAAHDFSVSYVAQVGSRATPLFYTVISLWGALEGSILFWAWVLSLLTALVVFWNRERPGALIPYTSATMLGTGIFFQFLLVGPANPFGLVSPVPTDGPGPNPLLQNHILMGVHPPLLYLGYVGMTVPFAFAIGAMASGEVNGDAWIRLSRRWTMGAWAFLTAAIIAGMWWSYEVLGWGGYWAWDPVENASFMPWLTATAFLHSVMVQERRGLLRLWNLNLIVATFALTILGTFLTRSGVLSSVHAFGEGPIGFYFLAAIAIVLLLSFVLVAGNSERLSGDGRLEGVASRGTVFLMQNLLFTAFCFTVLVGTLFPIVAEAARGVKVSVGEPFYNRMTLPICMALLFLMGVGPALPWKAADRETLRAKMLPPVGGALVAAVLGLLAGARNPYAVLAFAFSGFAAVANVGEFVAGARARMRQRGEAATTALSRLVNTNRRRYGGYVAHLGVVAVAVAITASATFKSEHEATLAKGQSMRVQGLDIRLEEVWGRQEPQRAVIGATVAVLKAGREVGRMDPRMNFYPTSQQPIPTPAVRSRAWGDVYVNLMSFKQDGSNATLRVIVEPLVPWIWAGGMIICLGALIAMVPAPRRAPVESTATERAEREASGTPSAPVAAT